The following proteins are co-located in the Polystyrenella longa genome:
- a CDS encoding PilZ domain-containing protein: MTMTKKADKQEKAAEEVLSILDRWDARMQGHHNQKRQYSRNPYRTKMTVFIPQSDGMVGESSESTSFTVWSRNISQGGVSFIYPGQLQHGKYLMCLDPEKSGSLWFLVEIVRSRQVHNEFYEFGAKMLERASI; the protein is encoded by the coding sequence ATGACTATGACAAAAAAGGCTGACAAGCAGGAAAAAGCTGCAGAAGAAGTTCTATCGATCCTGGATCGTTGGGATGCCAGAATGCAGGGGCATCACAATCAGAAGCGGCAGTACTCTCGCAATCCTTATCGGACCAAGATGACGGTCTTTATTCCTCAATCGGATGGAATGGTGGGAGAGTCGTCAGAAAGTACCAGCTTCACGGTCTGGTCTCGCAATATCTCCCAGGGAGGCGTCTCGTTTATCTATCCGGGACAGCTTCAGCATGGGAAATATTTAATGTGCCTTGATCCCGAAAAATCGGGGAGCCTCTGGTTTCTCGTCGAGATTGTCCGGTCTCGTCAGGTACATAATGAGTTCTATGAATTCGGAGCGAAAATGCTCGAACGAGCCTCGATCTAA
- a CDS encoding response regulator, which yields MCSEPMESEETNIEGFVARLHEIWGPDGQGVATAPAPEAAASVEPVATPTPTPSTPVPAAQPAVNATAMPKASDRRTPPDARILVIDDDPTIGRLVQFWLGKIGICCHCATTAEEALEMMGKQMYFIAICDINMEGGRTGIDLIPKLKKLNPVVQVIMLTGNANTENIVACIEQGAVDLLSKTNDWTSIIRPVTDALERSVRWSALVNKKIK from the coding sequence ATGTGCTCCGAACCCATGGAATCTGAAGAGACAAACATCGAAGGTTTCGTCGCTCGATTACATGAAATCTGGGGACCAGATGGACAAGGTGTAGCAACTGCTCCGGCACCTGAAGCGGCAGCGTCCGTTGAGCCTGTGGCAACTCCCACCCCTACTCCTTCGACTCCCGTGCCAGCAGCACAACCTGCCGTGAATGCGACAGCAATGCCGAAGGCTTCTGACCGTCGTACTCCACCCGATGCTCGAATCCTGGTCATCGACGACGATCCTACGATTGGTCGACTGGTTCAGTTCTGGCTCGGTAAAATCGGTATCTGCTGCCACTGTGCCACCACCGCCGAGGAAGCCCTCGAAATGATGGGCAAGCAGATGTACTTTATCGCCATCTGTGACATCAATATGGAAGGTGGCCGAACTGGAATCGATTTGATTCCTAAACTCAAAAAATTAAATCCGGTAGTTCAGGTCATTATGTTGACTGGCAACGCCAACACCGAAAACATCGTCGCCTGCATCGAACAGGGTGCCGTCGACCTGCTTTCAAAAACAAATGACTGGACATCCATCATCCGTCCGGTTACCGATGCACTGGAACGTTCCGTTCGCTGGAGTGCTCTGGTAAACAAGAAAATTAAATGA
- a CDS encoding HD-GYP domain-containing protein → MSLDVVNKQKTSTAVETESPARTTLSIDELIIGRRTHSPIYDVKGVLLLADNQVITSEIKANLKNRAEGGRIQMDESDLSKVTLRNVEVKQVAKFQVDETLSRKIDMILDNGLMGVKNTGPSFSQSVVQHGRDGYDEEQTERLAEQHAENGKVLEELLTEATNGKLTDCDAVAGMATLYLKEMSVDTDNVLTSAMGSHTPDDIAANSLESALLAMALGIEMDFDAENIKNLGIAGLTHDWGMVHVPEELRNATHQLPRIDRLQIEKHPIYSMEMLQAIPTVPKIVPLIVYQVHEKYNGGGYPRGRKGNSIPIFARIIAVADIFISLTSPRPWRKAVTRYGAMECMLHLSRERSLDPDVMRALLRIQSLFPIGSFITLSNGSVARVIRANRKDYTKPIVQIIQNADGSTPDAQDDDAIIDLTDTELKVEQALPTPGVDEIPFSTDLFSEV, encoded by the coding sequence ATGTCCCTGGACGTTGTTAATAAGCAAAAGACTTCAACAGCAGTTGAAACTGAATCGCCGGCGCGAACGACGTTATCGATCGATGAGTTAATCATCGGTCGCCGGACGCACTCGCCCATTTATGACGTCAAAGGAGTTCTTCTGCTGGCCGACAATCAGGTAATTACTTCAGAAATCAAAGCTAATCTGAAAAATCGAGCCGAAGGTGGCCGGATCCAGATGGATGAAAGTGATTTATCGAAGGTGACATTGCGCAATGTGGAAGTGAAGCAAGTCGCCAAGTTTCAAGTTGATGAAACTCTGAGTCGTAAAATCGACATGATTCTCGATAACGGGTTAATGGGTGTCAAAAACACGGGGCCCTCTTTCAGCCAGTCAGTCGTTCAACATGGTCGTGATGGATACGATGAAGAACAGACTGAGAGATTAGCTGAACAACACGCAGAGAATGGCAAAGTTCTTGAAGAACTATTAACGGAAGCAACCAATGGGAAACTGACCGACTGCGATGCTGTGGCGGGAATGGCGACTCTATACCTGAAAGAAATGTCGGTCGATACGGACAACGTACTAACATCGGCAATGGGAAGTCATACCCCCGACGATATTGCAGCCAATTCATTGGAGTCCGCTCTATTGGCGATGGCACTTGGTATCGAAATGGATTTTGATGCAGAGAACATCAAGAACCTGGGGATTGCTGGGTTGACCCACGACTGGGGAATGGTTCACGTTCCAGAAGAACTACGGAACGCCACCCATCAACTGCCACGAATAGATCGATTGCAAATCGAAAAACATCCCATCTATTCAATGGAAATGCTGCAAGCCATTCCGACAGTTCCCAAAATTGTGCCTCTCATCGTGTACCAGGTGCATGAAAAATATAACGGTGGTGGATATCCGCGAGGCAGAAAGGGGAATTCGATTCCGATCTTTGCAAGAATCATTGCTGTTGCCGATATCTTTATAAGTTTGACTTCCCCCCGCCCGTGGAGAAAAGCGGTCACCCGGTATGGGGCTATGGAATGCATGTTACATCTTTCCCGGGAACGATCCCTGGACCCGGATGTCATGCGGGCATTGCTCCGGATTCAGTCTCTCTTTCCAATTGGATCGTTCATTACGCTCAGTAATGGTAGTGTTGCGAGAGTGATTCGAGCGAACCGTAAAGACTATACCAAACCAATCGTACAAATTATTCAAAACGCGGACGGTTCGACACCGGATGCACAGGACGATGATGCGATTATCGACCTGACAGATACAGAGTTAAAAGTAGAACAGGCACTGCCTACGCCAGGGGTAGATGAAATCCCGTTTTCAACGGATCTGTTTAGCGAAGTTTAA
- the priA gene encoding replication restart helicase PriA — protein MSSPSQRHLFETNELTSWEEAAQRDQLVADVVFNRPLQAAYSYLVPNELREWIGPARRVKVSFGRGNQTTVGFCVGVRPWEPTNRKLKPIVELLDREPLLDDKMMELTRWISEHYLCGWGQVLESVIPAGVKKKSGTRMVTLYTVPDRVRQNRDSIPLPLKQARVLDILCQQAEPMAVEDICEKAECGTSPIHSLRDKKLIDPVRHRAEQFDLEPLEPTQQELDLTLNEEQQAAFDKIITAIRTQQHSTMLLHGVTGSGKTEIYIQTIREVVSYGKQAIVLVPEISLTPQTIRRFRRRFDNVAVLHSHLTDAERHWHWQQITRGEVQVVVGARSAIFAPCPQLGLIVIDEEHENTFKQETTPRYHAREVARHRAELEKIPLVLGTATPTFESWLKVHQKEYDLVSMPKRVAKLPLPPVVIVDVRNDPQITKGAAIGRALESAMRLTLNDGGQIILFLNLRGFSPTMWCKRCGKGIQCPDCDITLTWHKDKQIALCHSCDYQIPPPTSCPNCDHPGLRFIGIGTQKLEQEVRTKFSNQKCLRMDSDSMSKRGSHDETLEIFRAGKASILLGTQMIAKGLDFPNVTLVGVIDADTMLHQPDLRATERTFQLISQVAGRTGRSSRGGRVFVQTASPGEPAIVKAAEHDYIGFARNELRHRHSLQAPPFSKMARIIFRGEAEQDVQAYALEFTKKLKETIEKESLDVLLLGPAPAPIAKLKRHFRFHLQVRAPQLELIHQLWRSTESRFPKTSTVEFIIDVEPANMR, from the coding sequence TTGTCCTCTCCTTCTCAGCGACATCTTTTCGAAACCAACGAACTGACCAGTTGGGAGGAAGCTGCGCAGCGCGATCAACTTGTCGCAGACGTCGTGTTCAACAGGCCGCTGCAGGCCGCGTATTCGTATCTTGTCCCGAATGAACTTCGCGAATGGATTGGCCCCGCGCGACGGGTGAAAGTTTCGTTCGGACGCGGAAACCAGACCACCGTCGGTTTCTGTGTGGGCGTCCGCCCATGGGAACCGACCAACCGCAAGTTGAAACCGATCGTCGAACTACTCGACCGGGAACCCCTGCTTGACGATAAAATGATGGAACTGACCCGCTGGATCTCCGAGCATTATTTGTGCGGTTGGGGACAAGTCCTCGAATCGGTTATCCCCGCCGGGGTCAAAAAGAAGTCGGGCACGCGGATGGTCACTTTATACACCGTTCCCGACCGTGTCAGACAAAATCGCGATTCAATCCCACTGCCCCTGAAACAGGCGCGGGTCTTAGACATTCTGTGCCAGCAGGCCGAACCGATGGCAGTGGAGGACATCTGTGAAAAAGCGGAATGCGGCACATCCCCCATTCATTCATTACGCGATAAAAAGTTGATCGATCCCGTTCGTCACCGAGCAGAACAATTCGACCTGGAACCACTGGAACCAACTCAGCAGGAACTCGATCTAACGCTGAACGAAGAACAGCAGGCCGCGTTCGACAAAATCATCACCGCAATTCGAACTCAGCAGCATTCGACCATGCTGCTTCACGGAGTGACCGGTTCCGGAAAAACGGAGATTTATATTCAGACAATTCGCGAGGTGGTCAGTTATGGAAAACAGGCGATTGTGCTCGTCCCCGAAATCAGCCTGACCCCACAGACGATTCGCCGCTTCCGACGCCGATTTGATAATGTCGCCGTACTGCACAGTCACCTCACGGACGCCGAACGGCATTGGCACTGGCAACAGATTACTCGTGGTGAAGTGCAAGTCGTCGTCGGTGCCCGCAGCGCGATCTTCGCCCCCTGCCCTCAACTGGGCCTCATTGTGATCGACGAAGAACACGAGAACACATTCAAACAGGAAACCACTCCGCGGTACCATGCGCGCGAAGTTGCCCGCCATCGGGCCGAACTGGAAAAGATCCCCCTTGTGCTGGGCACTGCCACCCCCACTTTCGAGTCGTGGCTTAAAGTCCATCAAAAAGAGTACGACCTGGTCTCGATGCCTAAACGAGTGGCGAAACTTCCATTACCCCCCGTGGTGATTGTCGACGTCCGCAATGATCCCCAAATCACCAAAGGGGCCGCCATTGGCCGCGCCCTCGAATCGGCGATGCGATTGACCTTAAACGATGGCGGGCAGATCATTCTCTTTCTCAACTTACGCGGGTTCTCCCCCACCATGTGGTGTAAACGTTGTGGAAAAGGGATTCAATGTCCCGATTGCGATATCACTCTCACCTGGCATAAAGACAAACAGATCGCTCTCTGCCACAGTTGCGATTACCAGATCCCGCCTCCGACTTCCTGTCCAAACTGCGACCATCCCGGCCTGAGGTTTATAGGAATCGGTACACAAAAACTCGAACAGGAAGTTCGCACCAAGTTTTCTAACCAGAAATGTTTGCGAATGGACAGCGATTCCATGAGCAAACGAGGAAGCCACGACGAAACATTGGAGATCTTCCGCGCCGGCAAAGCGAGCATTCTGCTGGGTACCCAGATGATCGCCAAAGGGCTCGACTTTCCAAACGTAACCCTAGTGGGTGTTATTGATGCCGACACCATGCTGCATCAACCCGACCTGCGAGCCACGGAACGCACCTTTCAGTTGATCTCCCAGGTGGCGGGTCGAACGGGGCGCAGTTCACGGGGGGGACGCGTCTTCGTGCAAACAGCGTCTCCGGGAGAACCAGCCATCGTCAAAGCTGCCGAGCACGACTACATCGGATTCGCCCGCAACGAACTGCGGCATCGCCACAGTTTACAGGCGCCTCCATTTTCTAAAATGGCTCGTATTATTTTTCGGGGCGAAGCAGAACAGGACGTGCAAGCGTATGCATTAGAGTTCACGAAAAAGTTAAAAGAGACGATAGAGAAAGAAAGCCTCGACGTACTCCTTCTCGGCCCCGCTCCGGCGCCCATTGCCAAACTGAAACGGCACTTCCGCTTTCACCTGCAAGTTCGGGCCCCACAACTCGAACTGATCCACCAACTCTGGCGATCAACCGAAAGCCGCTTTCCCAAAACCAGCACCGTCGAATTTATCATTGATGTCGAACCGGCCAACATGCGGTGA
- a CDS encoding DUF4838 domain-containing protein, with translation MKSKIFYTLFFLFALTSVVTAVEPEISTFSITREGKALVPILVPQEAGEKTQAAAENLQVYLEKITGATFEISNDLKQPGIIVTPREYLKSTLFPHTTEAHVEWNEREDYSIATFNQGMLVVGKTELGVEHAVWDLLYQLGYRQYFPGEHWEIIPQIQDLELKLAIQASPDYHSRRIWYGYGAWDHGEEPLKDWNRKNRLGAAIQLNTGHAYGRIITAKQAEFDAHPEYKALLDGKRTQSKQAKFCISNAGLRQLVIEYAHEYFEEKPDADTISMDPSDGGNWCECEDCQRMGSVSDRALILANEVARAINKDTERERFVGMYAYNYHSPPPTIEVDPHVIISVATSFLRGGYTLDQLLQGWADKGAKLGIRDYYSVSTWDRDQPAKTRGSKLLWLQEKIPHYYAAGARFSSAESGESWGTTGLGHYFAARMLWDVTEADRLDEITDEFLTNCFGSASETMRLFYDQLNGSRPHLIREDQIARMYRLLQQAMTETDDQQVEARLNDLLLYTRFADLYGQYSEASGDARQAAFEKMIRHSYRARHAKLMHIKALYRDIDSRDRNIEIPEEAKWSVPEDRNPWKSSEPFSDEELQAYLEEGIERYQPVELDFEPMDYSEELVSAAPLQLSGETLASNWSFRGTLEAYTQTTRPQEEIEFGLTGGLIKHYRDRGNIKVELWKIGGASDTGESETLIATDRSVPPEGVTHTVTMRADEPGLYKLKFTDGGDMSRVEWRQEMPFTIQASLENPPQYNLRMNHYFYVPRGTKVIGFLGGDTGKIVDPDGKTVFVMEDKKTSFYSVPVGLGQDGKLWSIRSATKSFRLMTVPPYLAGSADQLLLPEEVLKRDQ, from the coding sequence ATGAAATCCAAAATCTTCTATACTCTGTTTTTTCTGTTCGCGTTGACGAGTGTCGTCACGGCGGTGGAACCTGAAATTTCCACGTTCTCGATCACGCGTGAGGGTAAGGCGCTCGTACCGATCCTCGTTCCTCAAGAAGCAGGAGAAAAGACGCAAGCGGCGGCAGAGAATCTACAAGTTTATCTTGAGAAGATCACAGGGGCGACATTTGAAATCAGCAATGATCTGAAACAACCTGGAATCATTGTAACTCCTCGCGAATATCTGAAGTCCACACTGTTTCCGCATACGACCGAGGCGCACGTGGAGTGGAACGAACGCGAGGACTACTCCATTGCGACATTCAATCAGGGAATGTTGGTTGTCGGAAAAACAGAGTTGGGAGTCGAGCATGCTGTTTGGGATTTGCTGTATCAGTTGGGATATCGACAGTATTTCCCGGGAGAACATTGGGAAATCATCCCTCAGATTCAGGACCTGGAACTGAAATTGGCGATTCAGGCATCTCCCGATTATCACTCGCGCCGCATCTGGTATGGATACGGTGCCTGGGATCATGGTGAAGAACCGTTGAAAGATTGGAATCGGAAGAACCGACTGGGGGCGGCGATTCAATTGAATACCGGGCATGCATATGGACGTATCATCACCGCCAAGCAGGCCGAGTTCGATGCGCATCCGGAGTACAAGGCGCTGCTCGACGGAAAACGAACCCAGTCTAAACAAGCGAAGTTCTGCATCAGCAACGCAGGGTTACGGCAGTTAGTGATTGAATACGCCCATGAATATTTTGAAGAGAAGCCGGATGCGGATACGATCTCGATGGACCCTTCTGACGGAGGGAACTGGTGTGAGTGTGAAGATTGTCAACGGATGGGAAGTGTGAGTGATCGTGCGCTGATCCTGGCGAACGAAGTCGCGCGGGCCATCAACAAAGATACGGAACGCGAGCGGTTCGTCGGGATGTATGCCTACAACTACCATTCACCACCACCCACGATTGAAGTCGATCCTCATGTGATTATCAGTGTAGCGACTTCGTTCTTACGAGGCGGTTACACACTCGATCAATTGCTTCAAGGTTGGGCGGATAAAGGGGCTAAACTCGGTATTCGCGATTACTACAGCGTCAGTACCTGGGACCGCGATCAACCGGCTAAAACGCGTGGGTCGAAACTACTCTGGCTGCAGGAAAAGATCCCGCATTATTACGCGGCCGGAGCACGTTTCTCTTCTGCCGAATCGGGAGAGAGTTGGGGCACAACAGGGCTGGGGCACTATTTTGCCGCTCGTATGCTGTGGGATGTAACCGAAGCAGATCGCCTGGATGAGATCACAGATGAATTTCTGACGAATTGCTTTGGCTCCGCCAGCGAGACGATGCGATTGTTCTATGATCAATTGAATGGCTCCCGGCCCCACTTGATTCGTGAAGACCAGATCGCCCGGATGTATCGCCTCTTGCAACAGGCAATGACGGAGACAGATGATCAACAGGTCGAAGCTCGCTTGAATGATCTCTTACTCTATACTCGATTCGCCGATTTGTATGGTCAATATTCGGAAGCGAGCGGTGATGCGCGGCAGGCCGCTTTTGAGAAAATGATTCGGCATTCCTACCGGGCACGACACGCTAAATTAATGCACATAAAAGCATTGTATCGTGATATTGATAGTCGCGATCGTAATATCGAGATTCCGGAAGAAGCGAAATGGAGTGTGCCGGAGGATCGAAATCCGTGGAAGTCGAGCGAACCTTTCAGTGATGAGGAACTACAGGCTTATCTGGAAGAAGGAATCGAGAGGTACCAGCCAGTCGAACTCGATTTCGAACCGATGGATTATTCGGAGGAGTTAGTTAGTGCTGCCCCGCTGCAACTGAGCGGTGAGACGCTGGCCTCCAACTGGTCTTTCAGAGGGACATTAGAAGCTTACACCCAGACGACGCGGCCTCAGGAAGAAATTGAATTCGGATTGACGGGTGGTTTGATTAAACATTATCGGGACCGAGGCAATATTAAGGTCGAACTTTGGAAGATCGGTGGGGCAAGCGATACCGGAGAAAGCGAAACTCTGATTGCCACAGATCGATCCGTTCCGCCTGAAGGGGTGACTCATACGGTTACAATGCGAGCTGATGAACCGGGCTTGTATAAACTGAAATTCACCGACGGGGGCGATATGAGCCGAGTTGAATGGCGACAGGAGATGCCATTCACGATTCAAGCTTCACTCGAGAATCCACCGCAATACAACTTGAGAATGAATCACTACTTCTATGTTCCTCGGGGAACAAAGGTCATCGGTTTTCTGGGCGGTGATACGGGGAAGATTGTCGATCCCGATGGGAAGACCGTGTTCGTGATGGAAGACAAAAAAACGAGCTTTTACAGTGTGCCAGTCGGACTAGGTCAGGATGGCAAGTTGTGGTCGATTCGGTCCGCCACGAAAAGCTTCCGTCTAATGACGGTTCCTCCCTATCTGGCTGGAAGTGCGGATCAGTTATTATTGCCAGAGGAAGTTCTCAAACGCGATCAATGA
- a CDS encoding chemotaxis protein CheX — MKAAVSASMTSQIVNPIISATIDTFGMMLDSTITRTGLGLKKPDTSFYDITAIIGLSGKSAGSFCLSFPATTAYETVHRMLDMEVSDITPLVCDTVGEFANVIAGSAKDKLTSMELEMGLPNIIHGPSHNVEFPSNAQPMLATFDSEVGPFMLAFGFVERS, encoded by the coding sequence ATGAAAGCAGCCGTTTCAGCCAGTATGACGTCCCAGATCGTCAATCCGATTATTTCAGCCACGATAGACACCTTCGGAATGATGCTGGACAGCACGATTACTCGCACGGGGCTGGGGCTTAAAAAACCAGACACTAGCTTTTATGACATCACTGCCATCATTGGCCTGTCTGGAAAATCGGCTGGTTCTTTCTGTCTCAGTTTTCCCGCAACGACTGCCTATGAAACGGTCCATCGGATGCTGGACATGGAAGTCAGCGATATCACCCCTTTGGTTTGTGACACTGTCGGTGAATTCGCCAATGTGATTGCTGGAAGTGCCAAAGACAAACTGACTTCGATGGAACTCGAAATGGGTCTGCCGAACATTATTCACGGACCTTCACATAATGTTGAGTTTCCTTCGAACGCTCAACCAATGCTGGCAACGTTCGACTCCGAAGTCGGCCCTTTCATGCTCGCATTCGGATTCGTCGAACGATCCTAA
- a CDS encoding CDP-alcohol phosphatidyltransferase family protein: MSQRISHSLIDPFLGPRLKALYPTLSIPRSFPPEGIILVGHLFALLGGVGFAWATTVWWGGLLAAVGVFGNHLADCLDGTHARATGQCRNGGELLDHFTDPISFCYWMIGIAVACGRLDFGIALILILMAMAVLTNIKAKMIGEFTLSTFGPTEFKTLLCAFGIFQTSWGILQGFTLLPIIAYWTAIGLIVIGAVGLLVNLIQAVKEVNEKGAAPDTSEWNNTRS, encoded by the coding sequence ATGTCGCAACGTATTTCCCACAGTCTAATCGATCCCTTTCTCGGGCCTCGCTTGAAGGCGCTTTATCCTACACTCTCAATTCCTCGAAGCTTTCCACCTGAAGGAATTATTCTCGTCGGGCACCTGTTTGCCCTTTTAGGTGGGGTCGGATTTGCCTGGGCAACCACTGTCTGGTGGGGAGGTCTGCTCGCCGCAGTTGGGGTGTTTGGGAATCATTTGGCCGATTGCCTGGACGGAACTCATGCTCGCGCGACCGGCCAATGCCGGAATGGTGGTGAATTGCTGGATCATTTCACCGATCCTATCTCGTTCTGCTACTGGATGATTGGCATCGCCGTCGCCTGTGGCCGGCTCGATTTCGGCATTGCCCTGATACTCATTCTGATGGCGATGGCCGTTCTAACTAACATCAAAGCCAAAATGATTGGCGAATTCACGCTTTCTACCTTTGGGCCCACTGAATTCAAAACGCTGCTCTGTGCATTCGGAATCTTCCAGACCAGTTGGGGAATCCTGCAAGGTTTCACTTTGCTCCCCATCATCGCTTATTGGACCGCGATTGGACTCATCGTGATTGGTGCGGTCGGACTGCTCGTGAACCTGATCCAAGCTGTCAAAGAAGTCAACGAGAAAGGGGCCGCTCCGGACACATCCGAGTGGAACAATACCCGAAGCTGA
- a CDS encoding 50S ribosomal protein bL37 — protein sequence MAKTQRKLKKANHGRRPASAKARKAKRAHIKLTTH from the coding sequence ATGGCTAAAACACAACGAAAACTGAAAAAAGCAAACCACGGACGCCGTCCTGCCAGTGCCAAAGCCCGTAAAGCCAAACGCGCACATATCAAACTGACGACTCACTAG
- a CDS encoding lactonase family protein has translation MRLLVCMLVCLTGMMMGMERGEASEANREMMYLSIGGENRIALWNVDPETGLASEVGSVNTGGAPGALTFNPKQDRLYAAVRSTGEVVTYEVNGSNGGLKELGRTPVLANPVYIATDRNGKFLLTAYYGEAKAAVYRIDEEGVVVADAVSTVESTRHPHSIDVDLANQNVYIPNTGADLIQQFRFNSDSGELTPLEPENVKTAEKSGGRHFVFAPSNKHVYFVNEHNCHVDVFERDQTTGALTQIQTISTLPEGYTEKSFCADIEITLDGKYIYASNRGHDSLAMYSVDQATGKLTSLGQIPTEAWPREFGLDPQGKFVYSAGQNSHKLAAYRIDPETGILAPFATYPVGQSPAWVLIKNLD, from the coding sequence ATGCGGTTATTAGTTTGTATGCTGGTTTGCTTGACAGGAATGATGATGGGAATGGAAAGAGGAGAGGCCAGCGAGGCCAATCGAGAGATGATGTACCTGTCTATCGGCGGGGAAAATCGAATTGCTCTTTGGAATGTCGATCCGGAAACAGGACTCGCTTCTGAAGTCGGTTCTGTAAATACAGGCGGAGCTCCTGGAGCCTTGACGTTCAACCCGAAGCAGGACCGGCTCTATGCAGCAGTTCGATCCACCGGAGAAGTGGTAACCTATGAAGTTAATGGATCAAACGGAGGCTTGAAGGAACTGGGCCGAACTCCTGTTCTGGCTAACCCGGTTTACATCGCGACGGACCGGAATGGCAAGTTTCTGTTAACTGCCTATTACGGAGAAGCCAAAGCGGCTGTGTACAGAATAGATGAAGAGGGAGTCGTCGTAGCAGATGCTGTTTCCACAGTAGAGTCTACCCGACACCCTCATAGCATTGATGTCGATCTTGCAAACCAGAATGTGTACATCCCTAATACAGGAGCGGATCTCATTCAACAGTTTCGGTTTAATAGTGATTCGGGTGAACTGACTCCACTCGAACCGGAAAATGTGAAGACGGCGGAAAAATCAGGCGGACGCCATTTCGTTTTTGCTCCGTCTAATAAACATGTTTATTTTGTGAATGAACACAATTGCCACGTCGATGTTTTTGAACGCGACCAAACTACAGGAGCATTGACTCAGATTCAGACGATCAGCACCTTACCGGAAGGGTACACAGAGAAGAGTTTCTGTGCGGATATCGAAATCACTCTTGATGGGAAATATATCTACGCCAGCAACCGAGGTCACGACAGCTTGGCGATGTACTCGGTTGATCAAGCGACCGGTAAGTTAACCAGCCTGGGGCAGATTCCCACAGAAGCCTGGCCACGAGAATTCGGTCTCGATCCTCAAGGCAAGTTCGTTTATTCCGCTGGGCAGAACTCTCATAAACTAGCCGCCTATCGGATTGATCCGGAGACCGGCATCCTGGCTCCATTCGCCACCTATCCCGTCGGCCAGAGCCCTGCCTGGGTGTTGATCAAAAATCTCGATTAA
- a CDS encoding response regulator yields the protein MNVLIVDDSEMTRMVAKKTLKALGIENILEAEDGKVGVEVFNANEVDVVFSDWNMPNMSGLELLQEIRKTNKTVPVIMITTEGSRGKVMEAIQHGVSDYLVKPFTPVALREKLSKWIKTTV from the coding sequence ATGAACGTACTGATTGTCGATGATTCAGAAATGACCCGCATGGTCGCCAAAAAAACATTAAAAGCTCTGGGAATTGAAAACATCCTGGAAGCGGAAGATGGCAAAGTCGGTGTCGAAGTTTTTAATGCAAATGAAGTTGACGTGGTCTTCAGCGACTGGAACATGCCGAACATGTCTGGCCTGGAACTGCTTCAGGAAATTCGCAAAACGAATAAGACGGTTCCCGTTATCATGATCACCACAGAAGGGTCACGAGGAAAAGTCATGGAAGCCATTCAGCACGGTGTTTCTGACTATCTCGTCAAACCGTTCACCCCAGTTGCTCTGCGAGAAAAACTCTCCAAGTGGATCAAGACAACAGTCTGA
- the nadD gene encoding nicotinate-nucleotide adenylyltransferase produces the protein MRLGLLGGTFDPVHLGHLIMAEACREACQLEEIWFIPTGKPPHKVTAEITDSRKRIEMLEMALAGAREFKISDREVKRSGTTYTVDTLTQLKEEEPSRDLYFIIGADSLHDFPTWREPERIAELATILVVNRSGKIMPEVATLPEKIRNSIQMVTIPDIGIASSDLRQRVGEGKSIRFQVPRSVDVYIKQHDLYTASSETE, from the coding sequence ATGCGATTGGGATTATTGGGAGGGACTTTCGATCCGGTGCACCTGGGGCACCTGATTATGGCCGAGGCGTGTCGCGAAGCATGTCAATTGGAGGAAATCTGGTTCATTCCCACTGGAAAACCACCCCACAAAGTGACCGCCGAAATCACCGATTCCCGTAAACGGATAGAAATGCTGGAAATGGCTCTCGCGGGGGCAAGAGAGTTTAAAATCAGCGATAGGGAAGTCAAGCGGAGCGGAACGACCTATACCGTCGATACTCTCACTCAACTGAAAGAGGAAGAGCCCAGCCGCGATCTCTACTTCATTATTGGGGCAGATTCTCTGCACGATTTCCCTACCTGGAGGGAACCGGAACGGATTGCGGAACTCGCAACCATTCTGGTTGTGAATCGGTCAGGAAAAATTATGCCCGAGGTAGCGACACTTCCCGAGAAAATCCGTAATAGTATCCAGATGGTGACGATTCCTGATATCGGCATCGCTTCGTCGGACTTGCGCCAGCGGGTGGGCGAAGGGAAAAGTATTCGTTTTCAGGTTCCGCGTTCAGTCGATGTTTATATTAAACAGCATGATCTGTATACGGCCTCCTCTGAGACTGAATAA